A region from the Mycolicibacterium litorale genome encodes:
- a CDS encoding APC family permease, which yields MSDVVNADDTRDRESSPDGRRGRLRGNLGVPAIVLMVVAAAAPLSTIGGNVPIAMALGDTTGIPVSFLVAGLIFLLFAASFVAMSKYVKDAGAFYAYIRTSLGRAAGTGAAVLALPAYMATLLGVSAYDGVILAGLIERFNGPAIPWWLLTAGVLAVVAWLGYRDIDLSAKVLGIFLVSEVAILLVLDLVIVIRGGEQGITGDSFTPQGIAGGLGIALLYALWGFVGVEATAVFRDEAKDPDRTVPRATYWAVGIVAVFYAFSSWALVEGNGGPAAVQAAKDDPDNFMVNTAQQYLGMVGRDLNTILWFVSVFACALAFHNISSRYAFVLGQSGVFSRKIGEVHPKHGSPANASLVITVASFVVMGILAALQLDPVLQIFGPLGGLGILALAILWLLTTISVVIFFVRRGNSTGKVVLASFATLALAGALVLVVSNLTLVVGGSSTLAVVFGVMPLVFFGVGMLLSRRSDEELGSISSVS from the coding sequence ATGTCCGACGTGGTCAACGCGGACGACACACGCGACCGTGAGTCGTCACCGGACGGCCGTCGTGGCCGCCTGCGCGGAAATCTCGGTGTTCCCGCCATCGTCCTGATGGTGGTGGCCGCCGCGGCCCCGTTGTCCACCATCGGCGGCAACGTGCCGATCGCGATGGCGCTCGGCGACACCACCGGTATCCCGGTGTCGTTCCTCGTCGCCGGTCTGATCTTCCTGCTGTTCGCGGCGAGCTTCGTGGCGATGTCGAAGTACGTCAAGGATGCCGGCGCCTTCTATGCCTACATCCGCACCTCGCTCGGGCGTGCCGCCGGAACCGGCGCGGCTGTCCTCGCCCTCCCGGCCTACATGGCGACGCTGCTCGGGGTTTCGGCGTACGACGGGGTGATCCTCGCCGGGCTCATCGAGCGCTTCAACGGCCCGGCCATCCCGTGGTGGTTGCTCACCGCCGGCGTGCTCGCGGTGGTCGCCTGGCTGGGGTACCGCGACATCGACCTCAGCGCCAAGGTGCTGGGCATCTTCCTGGTGTCCGAGGTCGCGATCCTGTTGGTGCTCGACCTGGTCATCGTGATCCGAGGCGGCGAGCAGGGGATCACCGGCGATTCGTTCACGCCGCAGGGCATCGCCGGTGGCCTGGGCATCGCGCTGCTGTACGCCCTGTGGGGTTTCGTCGGCGTCGAGGCCACCGCGGTGTTCCGCGACGAGGCCAAGGACCCCGACCGTACGGTGCCCCGGGCCACCTACTGGGCGGTCGGCATCGTCGCCGTGTTCTACGCGTTCTCCAGCTGGGCCCTGGTCGAGGGCAACGGTGGCCCGGCCGCGGTCCAGGCCGCCAAGGACGATCCCGACAACTTCATGGTCAACACCGCCCAGCAGTACCTCGGGATGGTCGGGCGCGACCTGAACACCATCCTGTGGTTCGTCAGCGTCTTCGCCTGTGCCCTGGCCTTCCACAACATCAGCTCGAGGTACGCCTTCGTGCTCGGCCAGAGCGGCGTCTTCTCGCGCAAGATCGGCGAGGTGCACCCCAAGCACGGCTCACCGGCGAACGCCTCGCTCGTCATCACCGTGGCGTCGTTCGTGGTGATGGGCATCCTCGCCGCGCTTCAGCTGGACCCGGTGCTGCAGATCTTCGGCCCGCTGGGCGGCCTGGGCATCCTGGCGCTGGCGATCCTGTGGCTGCTGACGACGATCTCGGTGGTCATCTTCTTCGTCCGGCGCGGTAACTCGACGGGCAAGGTGGTGCTGGCCTCGTTCGCCACCCTCGCGCTGGCGGGGGCGCTGGTTCTGGTCGTGTCGAATCTGACCCTGGTGGTCGGCGGATCGTCCACCCTGGCGGTGGTGTTCGGTGTGATGCCGCTGGTGTTCTTCGGGGTCGGCATGCTGCTGAGCCGCCGGTCCGACGAAGAGCTCGGTTCGATCTCGTCGGTGTCCTGA
- a CDS encoding PucR family transcriptional regulator, whose amino-acid sequence MSRESPLSVAAALTVPPLDRGSVVAGHRGLTREVLWVDIMHAPAESFVRAGDLVLTTGADIRQPGVRDFLTFLLTSPAAGVVVSPPPEAAFGELYAALGPLADRHDFPLVHLPWEVAFSEVQRALLPLLTTSGQDAHVQMVIGRRERDSADWPGRAEAFANALNALAASAGVSVKSSVTDDLVMSHFSSPPPAATVSALVASARQRSGIPDDLASWVLLPPDQGHAVTVASSATAPTPDGPVGPRHFAEVLRQHPRSMATVLETLQPLIDYDRTRRGQLVHTLEVLLNEATNTSAAARALYLNRHSLLYRIKLIEELTGLSLKNPADRFQLEVSVRVLQLSAAGVDRDLSFEGRGQ is encoded by the coding sequence ATGTCGCGGGAGTCGCCGCTGAGCGTGGCGGCGGCATTGACCGTTCCGCCACTGGACCGGGGTTCGGTCGTGGCCGGGCACCGGGGCCTGACCCGCGAGGTGCTGTGGGTGGACATCATGCACGCGCCCGCCGAGTCCTTCGTCCGGGCCGGTGACCTGGTCCTGACCACCGGAGCCGACATCCGTCAACCCGGGGTGCGGGACTTCCTCACCTTCCTGCTCACCTCCCCGGCGGCCGGGGTGGTGGTGAGCCCACCGCCCGAGGCCGCCTTCGGCGAGCTGTACGCCGCACTCGGTCCGCTCGCCGACCGCCACGACTTCCCGCTGGTCCATCTGCCGTGGGAGGTCGCGTTCTCCGAGGTGCAGCGGGCGCTTCTGCCGCTGCTCACCACCTCGGGGCAGGACGCTCACGTGCAGATGGTGATCGGACGCCGCGAACGGGACAGCGCCGACTGGCCCGGCCGCGCCGAGGCGTTCGCGAACGCGCTGAACGCGCTCGCCGCCTCGGCGGGGGTGAGCGTGAAGTCGTCGGTCACCGACGACCTCGTGATGAGCCACTTCTCCTCGCCGCCGCCCGCGGCGACGGTCTCGGCGCTGGTCGCCTCCGCGCGGCAACGCAGCGGAATCCCGGACGATCTCGCCAGCTGGGTGCTTCTCCCGCCGGACCAAGGGCATGCGGTGACGGTGGCATCCTCGGCGACCGCGCCGACGCCGGACGGACCGGTCGGCCCGAGGCATTTCGCCGAGGTCCTCCGGCAGCACCCCCGCAGCATGGCGACCGTCCTCGAGACGCTGCAGCCGCTCATCGACTACGACAGGACCCGCCGCGGGCAACTCGTCCACACGCTCGAGGTTCTCCTCAACGAGGCGACGAACACCAGCGCGGCCGCGAGAGCGCTCTACCTCAACCGGCATTCGCTCCTCTACCGGATCAAGCTCATCGAGGAGCTCACCGGTCTGTCGCTCAAGAACCCCGCGGACCGCTTCCAGTTGGAGGTCAGCGTTCGCGTCCTCCAGCTCAGCGCCGCAGGCGTCGACCGCGATTTATCGTTTGAGGGCCGCGGCCAATAA
- a CDS encoding peptide chain release factor 3, translating into MTDTASGVSTTATGPQADRISAEARRRRTFAVISHPDAGKSTLTEALVLHAKAITEAGAIHGKAGRRATVSDWMEMEKARGISITSTALQFPYQTRGGDTCIINLLDTPGHADFSEDTYRVLTAVDAAVMLIDAAKGLEPQTLKLFQVCRHRGIPIITVINKWDRPGRHALELMDEIHDRIQLQTTPLTWPVGIAGEFKGVLDRRTGTYIKYTRTAGGATAAPEEHIDASRAHEVAGTDWDNAVEESELLSADGADFDRDSFLRCTSTPVLFTSAILNFGVNQLLDVLAELAPSPSGQLDVDGNRRDATAPFSAFVFKVQAGMDSAHRDRIAYARVCSGTFERGEVLTHAATGKPFVTKYAQSVFGQQRSTLDTAWPGDVIGLANAAALRPGDTLYRDIPVQYPPIPSFSPEHFAVARGTDPSKHKQFRKGIEQLDQEGVIQVLRSDRRGDQAPVFAAVGPMQFEVATHRMAGEFNAPITLEPLPYTVARVADAGDAEVLQKQASVEVFTRTDGVVIAVFSTKWRLENVERELPGVRLRSLVAAGD; encoded by the coding sequence ATGACCGATACCGCCTCCGGTGTGTCGACGACGGCCACCGGGCCGCAGGCAGACCGCATCTCCGCTGAAGCGCGACGTCGCAGGACGTTCGCCGTCATCAGCCATCCCGACGCAGGCAAGTCGACCTTGACCGAGGCGCTGGTGCTGCACGCCAAGGCGATCACCGAGGCGGGCGCCATCCACGGCAAGGCGGGCCGCCGTGCCACGGTGTCGGACTGGATGGAGATGGAGAAGGCCCGCGGCATCTCCATCACCTCGACCGCGCTGCAGTTCCCTTACCAGACCCGCGGTGGGGACACCTGCATCATCAATCTGCTCGACACCCCCGGCCACGCCGACTTCTCCGAAGACACCTACCGGGTGCTCACCGCGGTCGACGCCGCGGTCATGCTCATCGATGCCGCCAAAGGTCTCGAACCGCAGACCCTGAAACTCTTCCAGGTCTGCCGCCATCGCGGCATCCCGATCATCACGGTGATCAACAAGTGGGACCGCCCGGGCCGTCACGCGCTGGAGTTGATGGACGAGATCCACGACCGCATCCAGCTGCAGACCACACCCCTGACCTGGCCGGTCGGCATCGCCGGCGAGTTCAAGGGCGTCCTCGACCGGCGCACCGGCACGTACATCAAGTACACGCGCACCGCGGGCGGTGCCACGGCCGCTCCCGAAGAACACATCGACGCCTCTCGCGCGCACGAGGTGGCGGGTACCGACTGGGACAACGCCGTGGAGGAGTCCGAACTCCTGAGTGCCGACGGCGCCGACTTCGATCGGGACTCGTTCCTGCGGTGTACGTCGACACCGGTGCTGTTCACCTCGGCCATCCTCAACTTCGGTGTCAACCAACTCCTCGACGTGCTCGCCGAACTCGCGCCGTCACCGAGCGGTCAACTCGACGTCGACGGCAACCGGCGGGACGCCACCGCGCCGTTCAGCGCGTTCGTGTTCAAGGTCCAGGCGGGCATGGACTCCGCGCACCGCGACCGGATCGCCTATGCGAGGGTCTGTTCGGGCACGTTCGAACGCGGGGAAGTCCTGACCCACGCCGCCACCGGCAAGCCGTTCGTGACCAAGTACGCCCAATCGGTCTTCGGACAGCAGCGGTCCACGCTCGACACCGCTTGGCCGGGAGACGTCATCGGACTCGCCAACGCCGCCGCACTGCGTCCCGGCGACACCCTGTACCGGGACATCCCGGTGCAGTACCCGCCGATACCGAGCTTCTCTCCCGAGCATTTCGCCGTCGCCCGCGGCACCGACCCCAGCAAGCACAAGCAGTTCCGCAAGGGGATCGAGCAACTGGACCAGGAAGGCGTCATCCAGGTCCTGCGCTCGGACCGGCGGGGCGATCAGGCGCCGGTGTTCGCCGCGGTCGGTCCGATGCAGTTCGAGGTCGCCACTCATCGGATGGCCGGCGAGTTCAACGCGCCGATCACACTCGAGCCCCTTCCGTACACGGTGGCCCGCGTCGCCGACGCCGGCGATGCCGAGGTTCTGCAGAAGCAGGCGTCGGTGGAGGTGTTCACCCGGACCGACGGAGTCGTCATCGCGGTCTTCTCCACGAAGTGGCGCCTGGAGAACGTCGAACGCGAACTCCCCGGCGTGCGCCTGCGCTCACTGGTGGCGGCGGGGGACTAG
- a CDS encoding MFS transporter gives MRHVSRAAFVGSAIEFYDFFIYGTAAALVFPTVFFPDLSHVMATTASLGTFAAAFVSRPIGAAVFGHFGDRIGRKRILVLTLLMMGIATVGIGLIPSSASIGVAAPLLLIALRLVQGFAVGGEWAGSALLSAEHAPPNRRGYYGMFTQLGLGTALMLANLVFLGVHLAFGETSSAFLQWGWRIPFLLSAVLIVTALYIRLRVPETPEFAEGADAAQQPHTGVPLVVLFRSQGRQLLLAAGAATCVPMLVYQAGTFFTHYAAAHMGYPMSLVLLVGVIGGLCAVACAACSATLSDTHGRRRMLALGFVVALPWSLVIFPLIDLHNEWVFALSLVITYAVIGFCMGPLAAFIPELFAARYRYTGAALALNAGGILGGAVPPVVSPLLLASFGTWAVAAMMGGLALVSLVCVALLPETAGRQGSPTAAAPVTG, from the coding sequence CTGCGGCACGTCTCCCGCGCCGCCTTCGTCGGTTCGGCGATCGAGTTCTACGACTTCTTCATCTACGGCACCGCGGCCGCGCTGGTGTTCCCCACCGTGTTCTTCCCGGATCTCAGCCATGTCATGGCCACCACCGCCTCGCTGGGTACGTTCGCGGCGGCGTTCGTGTCCCGCCCCATCGGCGCGGCGGTTTTCGGCCACTTCGGCGACCGGATCGGGCGCAAACGCATCCTGGTGCTCACGCTGCTGATGATGGGCATCGCGACCGTGGGCATCGGGCTGATTCCCAGCTCCGCCAGCATCGGGGTCGCGGCGCCGCTGCTGCTCATCGCGCTGCGTCTCGTGCAGGGCTTCGCCGTCGGCGGTGAATGGGCGGGGTCGGCCCTGCTCAGTGCCGAGCATGCGCCCCCGAACCGGCGCGGGTACTACGGGATGTTCACCCAACTCGGTCTCGGCACCGCGCTCATGTTGGCCAACTTGGTCTTCCTCGGGGTTCATCTCGCTTTCGGGGAGACGAGTTCAGCGTTCCTGCAATGGGGTTGGCGCATCCCGTTCCTCCTCAGCGCGGTGCTCATCGTCACCGCCCTCTACATCCGGCTCCGCGTACCGGAAACCCCGGAGTTCGCCGAAGGTGCCGACGCAGCGCAGCAACCGCACACCGGAGTACCGCTGGTCGTGCTTTTCCGCAGCCAGGGTCGCCAACTCCTGTTGGCCGCGGGTGCCGCGACGTGTGTGCCGATGCTGGTGTACCAGGCGGGGACGTTCTTCACCCATTACGCCGCCGCCCACATGGGCTATCCGATGAGCTTGGTGCTGCTGGTCGGCGTCATCGGCGGGCTGTGCGCGGTGGCGTGTGCGGCGTGCTCGGCGACCCTGAGCGACACCCATGGGCGGCGACGCATGCTCGCCCTGGGATTCGTGGTGGCGCTGCCGTGGTCGCTGGTGATCTTCCCGCTGATCGACCTGCACAACGAGTGGGTGTTCGCGCTCTCTCTGGTGATCACCTACGCCGTCATCGGGTTCTGCATGGGTCCGCTGGCCGCGTTCATCCCGGAACTGTTCGCCGCCCGGTACCGCTACACCGGGGCGGCGCTGGCCCTCAACGCAGGTGGCATCCTCGGTGGGGCCGTTCCGCCCGTCGTGTCGCCGCTGTTGCTGGCGTCGTTCGGCACCTGGGCGGTCGCCGCCATGATGGGTGGTCTGGCGCTCGTCAGCCTCGTCTGCGTCGCGCTCCTGCCCGAAACCGCCGGACGACAGGGCTCGCCGACCGCTGCAGCCCCGGTGACCGGGTAG
- a CDS encoding DeoR/GlpR family DNA-binding transcription regulator, giving the protein MPEQHAEERYAHLLELLSRQQFASIEDIRRATGASAPTIRRDLALLEERGLIKRARGGASLATTASTLDEAFELRRRRNAREKGAIALAAADLVKPRASLLLNDGSSILALAEELISQGDPLWVATSGLNIGERLASAAGIEVIVIGGALRASSFGTSGPLATSAIAQLTVDTTFLGCDGIDLELGVRSNSLLDAEIAAAMARQGRRVVVLADSSKVGQRAVAGTVRWSDVDVLITNGLDARWRESLRRADVEVIEA; this is encoded by the coding sequence ATGCCAGAACAGCACGCCGAGGAGCGGTACGCGCACCTACTCGAACTGCTGTCGCGCCAGCAATTCGCCTCAATCGAGGACATCCGGCGAGCCACCGGTGCGAGCGCTCCCACCATCCGGCGCGACCTGGCCCTACTCGAGGAACGCGGACTCATCAAACGCGCACGAGGTGGTGCGTCCCTGGCCACCACGGCAAGCACTCTCGACGAAGCCTTCGAATTGCGACGTCGGCGTAACGCCCGGGAGAAGGGCGCAATCGCGCTGGCGGCAGCGGATTTGGTGAAGCCCCGCGCCTCGTTGCTTCTCAACGACGGCAGCTCCATCCTCGCCCTGGCGGAGGAGTTGATTTCTCAGGGGGATCCTCTGTGGGTCGCGACATCGGGCCTCAACATCGGTGAGCGGCTGGCCAGTGCCGCGGGGATCGAGGTCATCGTCATCGGGGGCGCTCTGCGGGCGTCGTCCTTCGGCACCAGTGGCCCGCTCGCCACCTCGGCGATCGCTCAATTGACCGTCGACACAACATTTCTCGGCTGTGATGGTATCGATCTCGAACTGGGGGTCCGCTCCAACAGCCTGCTCGATGCCGAGATCGCCGCGGCGATGGCTCGACAGGGTCGACGCGTCGTCGTGCTCGCCGATAGTTCCAAGGTGGGTCAGCGGGCCGTCGCAGGGACCGTCAGATGGTCCGATGTCGACGTGCTGATCACGAACGGGCTCGACGCCCGGTGGCGTGAAAGCCTGCGGCGTGCGGACGTGGAAGTGATTGAAGCCTGA
- a CDS encoding FGGY family carbohydrate kinase, which translates to MDQGTTSTRTNLYDDSGRCIATARRRSRTTHPQPGWDEQDGNALLAAIEETVAEALDTVPGAELAGIGLANQGESIIAFDRRTGAPLSNAILWSDRRAGTVIDRVRGTAEASRVEGVTGLRLDPYYSAARIAWALTNLPDVAAAAAAGTLAIGTLDTFFIYRLTGGAYVTDPSTGSRTQLMALDDLQFDKECAAAFGIDVALLPALVDTVFAEPLPTTLGAPLYASATDQLAALAALGAINPGDTKMTYGTGCFIDTNVGAAPCRPGHGLMPTFAWSILDEPKAWAIEGGVFTAATAVDWLVGLGLAESAAHVAELAAACAAASDFDLRMHHPQFLPSFTGVGAPWWRPDAAGVLAGLRASTDGHDLAFAVLDGIAQRVADVVDAVDAELGSTATLRADGGLSANRTLMQRQADVCGRPIAIADHQENTAAGAAGLAAIGAGELDLTGLAARAEFHCVVEPQLAEPNRLLERARWRAFVEATSDLEPPALSTAAHRRIEERNS; encoded by the coding sequence GTGGATCAAGGCACCACGAGCACCCGGACGAATCTCTATGACGATTCAGGCCGATGCATCGCGACCGCGCGGCGTCGGTCCCGGACCACTCATCCGCAGCCCGGATGGGATGAACAGGACGGCAATGCGCTGCTGGCTGCCATCGAGGAGACCGTAGCCGAAGCGCTCGACACCGTCCCGGGCGCCGAGCTTGCCGGTATCGGACTGGCGAATCAGGGCGAGTCGATCATCGCGTTCGACCGGCGCACCGGTGCGCCGCTGTCGAACGCGATCCTGTGGTCGGACCGTCGCGCCGGCACCGTCATCGACCGCGTCCGCGGCACCGCTGAGGCGAGCCGCGTCGAAGGGGTCACCGGGCTCCGGCTTGATCCGTACTACTCAGCAGCGCGGATCGCGTGGGCATTGACGAATCTTCCGGACGTCGCTGCGGCCGCCGCCGCAGGCACCCTCGCCATCGGAACGCTCGACACGTTCTTCATTTACCGGCTCACCGGCGGGGCCTACGTGACAGACCCGTCGACCGGAAGCCGCACCCAGCTCATGGCGCTCGACGATCTGCAGTTCGACAAGGAATGCGCAGCAGCCTTCGGCATCGACGTCGCGTTGCTGCCCGCGCTGGTCGACACCGTCTTCGCCGAACCGCTGCCCACCACGCTCGGCGCACCGCTGTACGCGAGCGCGACCGATCAGCTGGCCGCGCTGGCGGCGCTGGGCGCCATCAATCCCGGTGACACCAAGATGACCTATGGGACAGGATGTTTCATCGACACCAACGTCGGTGCAGCCCCGTGCCGGCCTGGACACGGGTTGATGCCGACCTTTGCCTGGAGCATCCTCGACGAGCCCAAGGCATGGGCGATCGAGGGCGGAGTGTTCACTGCGGCCACCGCCGTCGACTGGTTGGTCGGCCTTGGGCTGGCCGAGAGTGCGGCCCATGTCGCCGAACTCGCCGCCGCGTGCGCGGCCGCGTCCGACTTCGACCTGCGCATGCATCACCCGCAATTCCTGCCCAGTTTCACCGGGGTCGGCGCCCCGTGGTGGCGACCCGACGCGGCAGGTGTGCTCGCAGGTCTGCGCGCCTCGACCGACGGACATGACCTTGCGTTCGCCGTGCTCGACGGTATCGCGCAGCGCGTCGCCGATGTGGTCGACGCGGTCGACGCCGAACTGGGCAGCACGGCCACGCTGCGGGCCGATGGTGGTCTGAGCGCCAACCGCACGCTCATGCAACGTCAAGCCGATGTGTGCGGGCGGCCTATCGCGATCGCCGATCATCAGGAGAACACCGCAGCGGGCGCCGCGGGTCTGGCCGCCATCGGCGCCGGTGAACTCGATCTGACCGGTCTGGCTGCCCGGGCCGAGTTCCACTGCGTGGTCGAACCCCAACTGGCCGAGCCCAATCGACTCCTCGAACGAGCTCGTTGGCGCGCCTTCGTCGAAGCGACATCGGATCTGGAGCCTCCAGCGCTCTCAACTGCCGCCCACCGGCGGATCGAAGAACGGAACTCATGA
- a CDS encoding NAD(P)/FAD-dependent oxidoreductase — MSTQSFDIAVIGAGVIGAAIAAELSRHDRRVVWFEAAHDVAEGASKANSAIAGCGYDLAPGSLESDLILESSEHWESLCRSLDVPFRRIGALSLAFDEGDSESLKNLANQAGAAGVDAEILSGDRLRRAAGTAAPTAVEALHVPAEAIIDPIRLTIGLAKLAVLNGVELRRSTPVTGFWHHPSGNISHVVTPGGAVAVGAVVNAAGVNADRITDAADAEPFTMWPRKGQFMLLDRAVGHLVPKIMSTAPTPETRGIYAIPTTNRTVLIGPTADDRDDRADKSTDADTLDSVWARAQRLLPDRVDRRYVTKTFAGLRPASDRTYRIEVSPKVPNLVHAAGIRSTGVSAAPAVARYVTNLITTEVMTLAPKSAALRDIPPLPRLAEVTTDRAAEEFACDPGSPPDKHPMVVCACEHVTAAEIAAECRGPVPATSLDGVRKRTRAMAGRCQGAYCSVGVSFILSSATGQLPGGIRQGEPGSEWEGAEQ, encoded by the coding sequence ATGAGTACACAGTCTTTTGACATCGCAGTCATCGGCGCGGGCGTCATCGGCGCGGCGATCGCCGCCGAACTGTCGCGGCACGATCGGCGGGTGGTGTGGTTCGAGGCTGCACACGATGTCGCCGAAGGTGCCAGCAAGGCGAACTCCGCCATCGCCGGCTGCGGCTACGACCTGGCACCCGGCAGCCTCGAATCCGATCTGATCCTGGAATCCAGTGAACACTGGGAGTCGCTGTGCCGGTCCCTGGATGTGCCGTTCCGACGGATCGGCGCGTTGTCTCTTGCCTTCGACGAAGGTGACTCCGAATCACTGAAGAACCTGGCGAACCAGGCCGGCGCCGCAGGGGTCGATGCCGAGATCCTGTCCGGTGACCGATTGCGCCGGGCCGCGGGAACCGCAGCGCCCACCGCCGTGGAAGCGTTGCACGTACCCGCCGAAGCGATCATCGACCCGATCCGGTTGACCATCGGGTTGGCGAAGTTGGCTGTTCTCAACGGGGTCGAACTTCGCCGCTCCACACCGGTCACCGGATTCTGGCATCACCCGTCGGGCAACATCAGCCACGTCGTCACACCCGGCGGGGCGGTGGCGGTGGGCGCCGTCGTCAATGCCGCCGGTGTGAACGCAGACCGGATCACCGACGCTGCCGACGCGGAGCCGTTCACCATGTGGCCCCGCAAGGGTCAGTTCATGCTCCTCGACCGAGCAGTCGGCCACCTCGTGCCGAAGATCATGAGCACCGCGCCCACCCCCGAAACTCGGGGAATCTATGCGATTCCGACCACGAACCGCACGGTGTTGATCGGCCCTACCGCCGACGATCGGGACGATCGCGCCGACAAGTCGACCGACGCCGACACCCTCGATTCCGTGTGGGCCCGGGCGCAGCGCCTGCTGCCCGACAGGGTGGACCGTCGCTACGTCACCAAGACGTTCGCGGGACTGCGCCCGGCCAGCGACCGGACCTACCGCATCGAGGTATCCCCGAAGGTGCCGAATCTGGTGCACGCCGCGGGTATCCGCTCGACCGGCGTTTCCGCTGCCCCCGCGGTGGCGCGCTACGTCACGAATCTCATCACCACCGAGGTGATGACGTTGGCTCCGAAATCCGCCGCGCTCCGGGACATCCCGCCGCTGCCGAGACTTGCCGAGGTCACCACCGACCGTGCGGCGGAGGAATTCGCGTGCGATCCGGGCTCACCGCCTGACAAACACCCAATGGTGGTGTGCGCCTGCGAACACGTCACCGCCGCCGAGATCGCCGCCGAATGCCGCGGACCCGTGCCGGCGACCTCCCTCGACGGCGTTCGCAAGCGCACGCGTGCGATGGCCGGGCGCTGCCAGGGTGCCTACTGCTCGGTGGGCGTGAGCTTCATCCTCTCGTCGGCCACGGGGCAGCTGCCGGGCGGTATCCGGCAGGGCGAGCCAGGCTCCGAATGGGAGGGCGCCGAACAGTGA
- a CDS encoding FAD-dependent oxidoreductase produces MTTSPPRIAVAGSGLAGLHCATALSNSAEVVVYERLPVPGGEHWEDPDHAQLVREARDQGVRFAAGTQVVRWEGNRLLAVGEYGGVAEADALVVATGHRPATRSELRIDGHRSAGIVPATLALHLLQQRVRLGTDVVVVGESRWATECIAAMTSTGQPATSIVWIGKDDPGPARSVTGMPGWRVTTTHGMPRITGLTVESATTTQRIACDCLILAGPPVPYRNIDGAVLDDEPAVYAQRDGGGLEPSAQIGMKAAVRALADAKARHHSRTPVDPRIGLPQ; encoded by the coding sequence GTGACCACCAGCCCACCACGAATCGCCGTCGCCGGCTCAGGACTCGCCGGCCTGCACTGTGCGACAGCACTGAGCAACTCTGCGGAGGTGGTCGTCTACGAACGGCTTCCCGTCCCGGGCGGCGAACACTGGGAGGATCCCGATCACGCACAGCTGGTGCGGGAGGCTCGCGACCAGGGTGTCCGGTTCGCCGCCGGCACCCAGGTGGTCCGCTGGGAGGGGAACCGGCTCCTGGCCGTCGGCGAGTACGGCGGCGTGGCCGAGGCGGATGCCCTCGTGGTGGCCACCGGTCACCGGCCCGCCACGCGCAGTGAACTGCGGATCGACGGTCACCGCAGCGCCGGGATCGTGCCGGCCACCCTGGCGCTGCACCTACTGCAACAGCGCGTCAGATTGGGTACCGACGTGGTCGTCGTCGGCGAATCCCGTTGGGCAACCGAGTGCATCGCAGCGATGACCTCCACGGGTCAGCCTGCGACGTCCATCGTCTGGATCGGCAAGGACGACCCCGGACCGGCCCGCAGCGTGACCGGTATGCCCGGATGGCGCGTCACGACGACCCACGGTATGCCGCGGATCACCGGCCTCACCGTCGAGTCCGCGACGACGACGCAGCGCATCGCGTGTGACTGCCTCATCCTTGCCGGGCCGCCCGTCCCGTACCGCAATATCGACGGCGCCGTCCTCGACGACGAGCCAGCCGTCTACGCGCAGCGCGACGGGGGAGGGCTCGAACCCTCGGCGCAGATCGGCATGAAGGCCGCGGTGCGGGCGCTGGCCGACGCCAAGGCCCGACACCATTCCCGTACACCCGTGGACCCCAGGATTGGATTACCTCAATGA